The genomic segment CTCCCGCGCCCGCCGAATCCTCCGCCGCCGAGGCGCCGTCGTCCTCGCCGGCACCGAGCGCCGCCCCCGCGGGCTCCGCCGAGGTCACCGCGCCCGGCACGGAACTGAAGGTCGGCGAGCGCGCGGTCGTCCCGTTCAAGTACGGCACGGACAAGACCGGCACCATCGCGGTCACCGTCACCTCGATCGACCTCGGTTCGAACGCCGACCTGGCGTCCTTCGGCGACAAGGCCAAGGGCATGACGCCGGTGTACATCCGGATGACCGTGGAGAACGTCGGCGGCACCGACCTCGCCTACAGCTCGGTGCGCCTGCGCGCGGTGGGCCCGGACGGGCGCGGCACCGGCGTGATCATCACCGGCGAGACCCCGCAGTGCGAGTCGGAGTCGGCGAAGAAGGACTTCACCACCGCCGGCGCGAAGTACGAGACCTGCGAGCTGCAGGCTGTCCGCGAGGGTGGCGAGGTCGGCGGCGCGACCTACACCGACAGCGACGAGTACAAGGACGACCCGGTCACCTGGAAGAAGTAGGTCCGAGCGCGGCGGCCAGCCTCTTCGCGTCGGCGCGCCGGAAAAGTCCACTGTGGACATCGAGTTCGGTGTCCAGGTGGAACGCGCTGAGCGCCTTCGACGGCGGCTGGTCCAGCAGGTCGAGCAAGGGCGGAACCACCGTGGTGGCGGGTTTCGCCCTTGCTTTCTGCTGTTCGATGAACGCGGCCGTGGCGGCGTCGTACTCCCCGGCGAACCCGGTCGCGGTGGTGCCGGGGTGGAACAACACGTAGGCGATCCCGGGGTGCCGCTCGGCGAACTCGACGCCGAGGAAGTCGTTGAGCCGCCCGGCCTGGAACATCGCGCGCACGCCGTCGTAACCGCGTGCGCTCTGCAGGTCGTCCCAGTCGACCGGGGTGTCGTGCCCCGGTCCGGCCACGTTGATCACCACGGCGCGCTCGCTCTTCTCGAGCGGCCCGAGCAGCGCCTCCCCGAGCACTGCGCGGCTTCGGTAGAACAACGCGAAGTTGTGCTCCAGCCCTTCCGCGGTGACCATCCGGTTGGTCCGGAAATACCGCGCGCAGAACACGGTCCCGTCGATCACCGGGTGCGCCTGCGCGATTTCCGCCGCCACGGCACGGGTGTTCGACATCAGGCTGAGGTCGACCTCGTGGAAGGTGACCAGCCCGCCGCCCCCGCGGACGAGCCGCGCACCCCGTTCCCGATTCCGCCCCAGCGCCACCACGTGGTCGCCCCGCTCGGCCAGTGCCCGGGCGAGCGCCGTCCCGATCCCGTCCGTGCCCCCGGTGATCACCACTGTCTTCGCCATGCGCCGACCGTACCACTGAGAACACTAGATTGAACCAATTGGTTCAAGTCCAGCACTTGGGCACGGTTGCGCATGGGTGCATGCGACGGTCGACTTGGCCCATGACTGTCACGGACGAACTGCTGGCCGACAACGCGCGCTACGCCGAGTCCTTCGAGGGGCCGCTGCCCCTGCCGCCCGCCAAGCAGGTGGCGGTGCTCGCCTGCATGGACGCCCGGCTCAACGTCTACGGCGTGCTCGGCCTCGAAGAAGGGGAGGCGCACGTCATCCGCAACGCCGGCGGGGTGGTCACCGAGGACGGGATCCGCTCGCTCGCGATCAGCCAGCGGCTGCTCGGCACCCGGGAGATCGTGCTCATCCACCACACGGACTGCGGCATGCTCACCTTCGCCGACGACGAGTTCAAGAGCTCCATCCAGGCGGAGGTCGGCATCAAGCCTTCGTGGGCCGCGGAGGCTTTCGATGACCTGGAAACCGATGTGCGCCAATCGATCGCGCGCATCAAGCACAGCCTCTTCATCCCGGTCAAGGACTCCGTGCGGGGCTTCGTGTTCGACGTCGCCACCGGCAGGCTCAACGAGGTTTCGGCGACGGGCTAGTTGCGGTCACCGAAGGTCTGCTCGCACGGCCAGCCGTCGCGGTCGGCGTCCCAGTTCAGCGGGTAACCCGCGTCCTGCCAGGCGCTGAGCGCGGCGGTGTAGGAGTAACCGTTGGTGTGCATCCACTGGCACGCGGTCTGGTTGCGCGGCGGCTGCGGTCGCGGCTGCGCCTGCACGACGGGCGGGGGCGCGGTCACCGTCACCGGCGGCTGCACCACGACCGTCTGCGTCGGCGCGGCGGGCACCGGCGTGGCCAGCGGCGCGAGCGGGACCGCTTTCCCTGGCGTTCCGGCACAACCGCTCAGGAGGAACAACGCACCCGCGACCACAATTTTCTTCATCATGGGAATCAGGGTGCGCCCAGGCCGGAAATGCGGCTACGGCCCATCGGCCTTGCCCCTGCCGGGTCTTTAGGCCCGGGTTTCAGCTCCGGCTCAGCGCCAGCAGCCACGGCAGCGCGACCAGCAGGCACAACAATACCGTGTTGAGGCGCCAGTAGTGCACGACCAGCGCGATGAATTCACGGATGACCGCGCTCGGCAGAAAATACAACGCCGTCGGCGCACCGAGTACGTGCACCGGGAGGCGGAGGCGGCGGGCGGTCACCGCGGTCCGGAAAACGTGGTAATTGTTCGTCACCACCACGACCTCTTTGCGGGCCGGTCGTTTTCCGAGGACTTCCACGCCGAATCGCAGATTCTCCTCGGTGGTGGTCGCTTGCTCTTCGAGCAGGACGCGGTCCGCCGGAATGCCGTGCCGCACGAGGTACTCGCGCATGGCGGCGGCCTCGGTCTTGTCCTCTCCCGGACCCTGGCCGCCGGAGACGACGATCAGCGGCGGCTGCCCGCTCTGCCGCCGGTACAACCGCCGGGCCCGGTCGAGGCGGCTGGCCAGCAACGGCGGCACCTGCGTGCCGTGCAGCCCTGCCCCGAGCACCAGGATCGCGGTGATCCCGCGCCGGCGCACGATCCGCCCGTAGAGCACCGAATACCCGAGCAGGCAGGCGAACAGGAAGGTGACGTACGCGCAGGCGAGCAGGACCGAGCCGAGGGCGGCCACCGCCCACCGGCTGCCGCCGGGGCCGATCACCAGTGTCAGCACCACCACCGCGGCCAGCCCGGCACCGGCCAGCAGGGAGAGCACGTTGGCCGGGCGGTGACCTTCCCGCCGCCACATCACCACCCCGTTGCCGAGCAAGGCGACCGGTGTGAGCAGCGCCACCACCGCGATCGCGGGCAGCACCAGCGACTCGCCCACCCAGCCGGGCGAGAACACCAGCAGGGCCAGGCCGAACAGCGTGGCCGCCACACCCAGCCACACCGCGTTGCTCACCCGCCGCGGCTCACGGAGGAAACCCGCGACGAACACCGCCAGTGCCATGGCGGACAGCGATCCGTACAACGCGCCGATGACGCTCTCCAAAGCCGTGGGACGAGGGGGCGCCACAGCTTAAGGGCTGCACCATCGGGTGATTGTCGGTACGGTCGGGGTGACTCGGTTCAGACAGCAGCCGTCACCCACTCCGGTTGGACCAACCGCACCCGGGGGCGGCCGTGCTGGCGTCCTCGCGTGTCCTGTGAGGAGGCCGCGTGCCCTACCTGCCCGCCCGCGCCGGCATGACCGTGTCCACCACCGCCGAAGCGACCGTGGTCGCGGTCAGCGGTGAGATCGACGCGTTGATCGTCCAGCGCCTGCGCGACCAGCTCACCACCGAGATCCTGCTGCGCCCGCGAGCGGTCGTGGTGGACCTGACCACCGTCACCTTCTGCTCGTCCGAAGGCCTGTCCGCGCTGGTGGGCGCCTGCGGAGACGCCCACGCCGCCGGGATCCCGTTCACCGTCGCCACCCAGCAGCACGCCGTGCTCCGGCCGATCGAGCTGCTCAGCCTGCACAAGCTGCTGGTGGTGCGGCCCACCGTGGACGAAGCACTGGCGTGGGCCGCCCGCCCGCTCACCGCTTCAGGCTGAAGGTCCCCAGGGAGGCCGGACCGCCGAACACCAGGTACAAATCGCCCCGGCCCTGCGCGCCGGTCAGCGGCGCGGAGACGCTCACGTAGGCATACCGGTCCCCGGTGCCGGGCACGGTCAGCGTGCCGAGCACCGGGCCGTCCGGCCGTCCGGTCCGCACGGTGATCGTCGTGGGGGCCGGTGCGGACACCAGCGCGTCGAGCTGCCGCGCGTGCAGGTCGGCGTCCCGGAAGGCGATCCAGCCGCCACCGGCCGAGGTGACCGAGGTGCCGCGTTCCTTGGTCCGGTCGGTGAGCGTGATGCCCGCGTAGTCGTCGAAGTTCTCGGCCTCGGTCGTCTTGTGCAGGTCGCGCTGTGGAATCGCCTCACCGCGGACGCGCAGCGAGCCGCGCACCCGGATGTCCGCGCTGGACGCGCCCACGAGCACGTCGTGCGTCGCCGTCTCGACCACCCAGCGGTCCCGCGTGACGTCCCAGTGCGCCAGGTCCGCGGCTCGCAGTGAGAGCGTCACGGTCTTGGCTTCGCCGGGCGCCAGGTGCACCCGCGCGAAGGCCCGTAGCCGCAGCTTCGGCTGTGGATCACGGGAAGTCCGCTGGTGGGTGTAGAGCTGCACGACCTCGTCGCCCGCCCGCGTGCCGGTGTTCGTCACCACCACGTTCACGCCGATCTCGCCCTGACCGGACATCGACGGCGCGCTCAGCCGCAGGTTGCGGTAGTCGAACGAGGTGTAGGACAGGCCGAAGCCGAACGGGTACAGCGGATCGCCGCCGAAGTACTGGTAGGTGCGGCCCGCCTTGATGATGTCGTAGTCGAGCAGGTCGGGGAGGTCGGCCGCCGAGCGGTACCAGGTCTGGGTGAGCCTGCCGGCGGGATTCACGTCGCCGTAGAGGACGTCGGCCAGCGCGTGGCCGGTTTCGGCACCCGCGTGCGTAGTCCAGACGACCGATCGTACGTTTTGTTGTGCCCAGCCGATCGTGGTCGGATAGCTGTTCTCCAGCACCAGCACGGTGTCCGGATTCGCCTGCCGGACCGCCTCGAGCACGGCCTGCTGTGCGGGCGCGAGGTCCAGGCTCTGCCGGTCGTCGTCCTCTCGGCCGCTGATGAACGGCATGCTGCCCGCCACCACCACGGCGATGTCGGCCTCGCTCGCCGCCGCGACGGCGCTGTCGATCCCGCTGCGCACGACCTCCTTGGTGAAGACCGTGGCCTCGGCGAGGGACTTCGCGGTGATGGTCAGGCGCCCGTCACCGGCGACCACCACGTACTTCTGGTCGCCGAACCACGAGTCGTCCGCCTCGTTGC from the Amycolatopsis magusensis genome contains:
- a CDS encoding STAS domain-containing protein, producing the protein MPYLPARAGMTVSTTAEATVVAVSGEIDALIVQRLRDQLTTEILLRPRAVVVDLTTVTFCSSEGLSALVGACGDAHAAGIPFTVATQQHAVLRPIELLSLHKLLVVRPTVDEALAWAARPLTASG
- a CDS encoding beta-class carbonic anhydrase, which gives rise to MTVTDELLADNARYAESFEGPLPLPPAKQVAVLACMDARLNVYGVLGLEEGEAHVIRNAGGVVTEDGIRSLAISQRLLGTREIVLIHHTDCGMLTFADDEFKSSIQAEVGIKPSWAAEAFDDLETDVRQSIARIKHSLFIPVKDSVRGFVFDVATGRLNEVSATG
- a CDS encoding YdcF family protein, producing the protein MAPPRPTALESVIGALYGSLSAMALAVFVAGFLREPRRVSNAVWLGVAATLFGLALLVFSPGWVGESLVLPAIAVVALLTPVALLGNGVVMWRREGHRPANVLSLLAGAGLAAVVVLTLVIGPGGSRWAVAALGSVLLACAYVTFLFACLLGYSVLYGRIVRRRGITAILVLGAGLHGTQVPPLLASRLDRARRLYRRQSGQPPLIVVSGGQGPGEDKTEAAAMREYLVRHGIPADRVLLEEQATTTEENLRFGVEVLGKRPARKEVVVVTNNYHVFRTAVTARRLRLPVHVLGAPTALYFLPSAVIREFIALVVHYWRLNTVLLCLLVALPWLLALSRS
- a CDS encoding SDR family NAD(P)-dependent oxidoreductase; amino-acid sequence: MAKTVVITGGTDGIGTALARALAERGDHVVALGRNRERGARLVRGGGGLVTFHEVDLSLMSNTRAVAAEIAQAHPVIDGTVFCARYFRTNRMVTAEGLEHNFALFYRSRAVLGEALLGPLEKSERAVVINVAGPGHDTPVDWDDLQSARGYDGVRAMFQAGRLNDFLGVEFAERHPGIAYVLFHPGTTATGFAGEYDAATAAFIEQQKARAKPATTVVPPLLDLLDQPPSKALSAFHLDTELDVHSGLFRRADAKRLAAALGPTSSR